One window of Halonatronomonas betaini genomic DNA carries:
- a CDS encoding helix-hairpin-helix domain-containing protein: protein MININTANLKELQNVKGIGQKTAESIIEYRNNNGEFSYLRDLLEINGIGAKTLESIKPQITAGEGDDIKNTTIEFNPEEYDLDQPEQVHLVGSMNNWDPADKSYPLKKGEGEVWKNTFKLKEGAEYKIMYDSSSWEEDKHVGYYGSNLVVE, encoded by the coding sequence ATGATAAATATAAATACTGCGAATCTCAAAGAGTTACAGAATGTAAAAGGAATTGGTCAAAAAACCGCTGAAAGTATTATAGAATATCGCAATAATAATGGTGAATTTTCATATTTAAGAGATCTACTTGAAATTAACGGTATAGGAGCAAAAACACTTGAAAGCATAAAGCCCCAAATTACTGCTGGAGAAGGAGATGATATTAAAAATACGACTATTGAATTCAATCCTGAAGAATATGATCTCGATCAGCCTGAACAGGTTCATCTGGTTGGCTCAATGAATAACTGGGATCCAGCCGATAAGAGTTATCCTCTGAAAAAAGGAGAGGGTGAGGTCTGGAAAAACACATTTAAATTAAAGGAGGGAGCTGAATATAAGATTATGTATGACTCTTCCAGCTGGGAAGAGGACAAACATGTTGGCTATTATGGCAGTAATCTTGTTGTAGAATAA
- a CDS encoding ADP-ribosylglycohydrolase family protein, whose translation MKLNQNEQEAYNKFSGTLLGLAIGDALGAAVEFMPRGVFKKVTGMRGGGPHNLDPGYWTDDTSMALCLAESLIESGFDLKDQLDKYLKWYQEGYLSSTGSCFDIGINTAHSLDNYDKTRELPPKKERAAGNGSLMRLAPVPMYYRNSFQKAVKYSGESSLTTHNNIMAVDACSFAGGLIQQFINLNNNPAVSKAEVIKSTAEQLSLDSRVIGAITGALAKDSDSEISSDGFVINSLEASLWSFVNTNTFETAVLKAVNLGHDADTVGAITGEIAGAFYGRDNIPESWIQQLALKDKIFEIIDDLFVESRV comes from the coding sequence ATGAAATTAAACCAGAACGAACAGGAAGCATATAATAAATTCAGTGGAACCCTGCTTGGCCTGGCTATTGGCGATGCCCTGGGAGCAGCTGTAGAATTTATGCCAAGAGGTGTATTTAAGAAAGTAACAGGTATGCGAGGTGGCGGCCCCCATAATCTAGACCCTGGTTACTGGACCGATGATACCAGTATGGCCCTCTGCCTGGCCGAAAGTCTCATCGAATCAGGCTTTGACTTAAAGGACCAGCTGGATAAATACCTGAAATGGTATCAAGAAGGGTATCTAAGTTCTACTGGCAGCTGCTTTGATATTGGGATTAACACTGCCCATTCCCTGGATAATTATGATAAGACCAGGGAGTTACCTCCTAAAAAAGAAAGAGCCGCCGGCAATGGCAGCTTAATGCGCCTGGCACCTGTTCCCATGTATTATCGGAACAGCTTTCAGAAAGCAGTCAAATATTCTGGCGAAAGTTCACTGACAACCCATAATAATATCATGGCAGTTGATGCCTGTTCTTTTGCTGGAGGGCTTATTCAGCAGTTTATCAATTTGAATAATAATCCAGCAGTCAGTAAAGCAGAGGTAATTAAATCAACTGCTGAGCAACTTTCCCTGGATAGCAGAGTCATCGGGGCAATCACTGGAGCCCTGGCCAAAGATTCAGATTCTGAAATATCCTCAGATGGTTTCGTCATCAATTCATTAGAGGCCAGCCTCTGGTCATTTGTAAATACCAATACCTTTGAAACAGCCGTCTTAAAAGCTGTCAACCTGGGCCATGACGCCGATACCGTAGGTGCAATCACCGGAGAAATTGCCGGAGCCTTTTATGGCAGAGATAACATCCCGGAAAGCTGGATCCAGCAGCTGGCTTTAAAAGATAAAATTTTTGAGATAATCGATGATCTCTTTGTAGAATCCAGAGTTTAA